In Drosophila santomea strain STO CAGO 1482 chromosome 2L, Prin_Dsan_1.1, whole genome shotgun sequence, a single window of DNA contains:
- the LOC120443834 gene encoding tyrosine-protein phosphatase non-receptor type 21 — protein sequence MPLKFLKKCRQYNVTSKSLFVISVHHLLDTSSTVDCTISSESKGQECLDNVCQRLLIQQPEFFGLRYLVKGKDKEDEFKWIDLERSLSRQLEKYAAGPKIYLRVRHYVTTGVRHLSDEATRFYYFLQLKSDIYEGRIACDIRTAILLALYCRQAEYDSYQGDKQSKDYLKKSLVLPRNMQGLANDDSMLEGLIVEVLQQQAGIAHLSQSQAEEMYIQCCQQLEGYGEERFAAKDTLGNDLLLGLAINGMVVNADNGRQYFPWKDFHTVTIDKRTIKIEQNKLDGGGSIVGSFIFGEADTARYFWKLTISQHKFFKRYIDTATPSSLGSGADAESGPLGVDSVGYVDYDYNEAAAAEQLQLQQHQQQQQHIQQQQQIQQQQMISSNISLAASANQMMGQSTSCLDLSNNNLHSSSGMLHHGSSNNNNNNEERERLKAMLPTYRPAPDYETAVQLKYRTPSAEFHNVALAMAAPGNAYYAGSQPDVHNPGMHNENLLYGHMTAHRYPDVAQPAAALHHHINLYQAQHQPQSHPQPMSAAQAYLELSQRMHMMRHKAPPPYVNRLSSSSTPDLAVATPRSLQGFRNYVSGSSPDLVSNRSLFNGGQYVALPAGGHAGNIPTSSGATMLHQYQYVSHMGHSQPYLPPHGTFENLNMIEEQPSIMSQLRQSAMSQAAAAAAGSVVTQSSPTLPPSGYRSSVPPPASSPLPPPVVASSHKSATPAPLQRSLVNGSIEPIYENVPLPQRASGGSSGAANAEAMRQRASSIQSAPGVVPVPAARKASTNNVVTVTVNSPPDDGNMKMYGADRAASTELLFLEPQAPKRTNRAASAAPDMGAAPPPRQHRSTASLNKSTTVDMITPAGDTLQQQFSAMNLSANTSASTSSMFNSTLDTTSSSAASKDLKRKKRWNFLSRSKTPDKQKSATLGREKATTAGQHSKLAAKLKLAQDDLNLPNRWSTGVNKPQPISGRYSKDKLCQILDQKLGDSQLFMEFERIPKRREHALYECALLEENEPKNHDPNFLPYDDNRVRLTPSMDNRHGYVNASSISATVGTKQRFYIVAQSPQESLTMRIFWQCVWEADVYLVVQLTEDMSYIPRSSHQRLEFGQFQVYQEFSQTTDRCTTIKLRLYHVPSRRYRSVWYLQYADWAEQNCPRDVNHFLDFLEELNSVRLASTQEVPPGHNTNPPVLLHCLEGGGRSGVTLTADLLLYTLDHNEDLDIPRVIGQLRHQRDSIIPSLAQYKFIYNLLITYLKRTRLI from the exons ATGCCATTAAAGTTCTTGAAAAAGTGTCGCCAGTACAATGTTACGTCCAagagtttgtttgttataTCAGTGCATCACCTGCTGG ACACCTCCAGCACGGTGGACTGCACGATCAGCTCGGAGAGCAAGGGGCAGGAGTGCCTGGACAACGTTTGCCAGCGCTTGCTGATCCAGCAGCCGGAGTTCTTTGGCCTGCGCTACCTGGTCAAGGGCAAGGACAAGGAGGACGAGTTCAAATGGATCGATCTGGAGCGCTCGCTCAGCCGGCAGCTGGAGAAGTATGCGGCGGGGCCGAAGATCTATCTGCGTGTGCGTCACTATGTGACCACCGGTGTGCGCCACTTGAGCGACGAAGCCACCCGCTTCTACTACTTCCTGCAGCTGAAGAGCGACATCTACGAGGGCCGCATCGCCTGCGACATCCGCACGGCCATACTGCTGGCTCTCTACTGCCGCCAGGCGGAGTACGACAGCTATCAGGGCGACAAACAGAGCAAGGACTATCTGAAGAAGTCACTAGTCCTGCCGCGCAACATGCAGGGCCTGGCCAACGATGACAGCATGCTGGAGGGACTGATCGTGGAGGTCTTGCAGCAACAGGCGGGCATTGCACATCTGAGTCAGAGCCAGGCGGAGGAGATGTACATACAGTGCTGCCAGCAGCTGGAGGGGTATGGGGAGGAACGCTTCGCCGCCAAGGACACGCTCGGCAACGATTTACTGCTGGGCCTGGCCATCAACGGGATGGTGGTGAACGCGGACAACGGGCGTCAGTATTTTCCATGGAAGGACTTCCACACGGTAACCATCGACAAGCGAACGATCAAGATCGAGCAGAACAAGCTGGACGGCGGCGGAAGCATCGTGGGAAGCTTCATATTCGGCGAGGCGGACACGGCACGTTACTTCTGGAAGCTCACTATCAGCCAGCACAAGTTTTTCAAGCGCTACATTGACACAGCCACGCCCTCGAGCCTGGGAAGTGGTGCGGATGCGGAGAGTGGTCCGTTGGGCGTTGATAGCGTGGGTTATGTGGACTACGATTATAATGAAGCAGCGGCCGCcgagcaactgcaactgcaacagcatcagcagcaacagcaacatatccagcagcagcaacagattcagcagcagcaaatgatTTCGTCCAACATTTCGCTAGCTGCCAGCGCGAACCAGATGATGGGACAAAGCACCTCCTGTCTGGAtctgagcaacaacaacctgCACAGTAGCAGTGGCATGTTGCACCACgggagcagcaacaacaacaataacaatgagGAGCGGGAGCGCCTGAAAGCCATGCTGCCCACATACCGCCCGGCACCAGACTATGAGACGGCGGTCCAACTAAAGTACCGCACTCCATCGGCGGAATTCCACAACGTGGCATTGGCAATGGCCGCGCCTGGAAATGCCTACTATGCAGGCTCCCAGCCGGATGTCCACAATCCCGGCATGCACAACGAGAACTTGCTGTATGGTCATATGACTGCGCATCGTTATCCGGACGTGGCTCAGCCGGCCGCTGCTCTACACCACCATATCAACCTGTACCAGGCGCAGCATCAACCGCAGTCACATCCACAGCCAATGAGCGCAGCCCAGGCGTACCTGGAGCTCTCGCAACGCATGCACATGATGCGTCACAAGGCCCCCCCGCCGTATGTCAATCGGCTGAGTTCCTCCTCCACGCCCGATCTGGCCGTGGCCACTCCACGTTCCCTTCAGGGCTTTCGCAACTACGTAAGCGGCTCCTCGCCGGATCTAGTCTCCAACCGCAGCCTCTTCAATGGCGGCCAGTACGTTGCTCTGCCCGCTGGCGGACATGCCGGCAACATCCCCACATCCTCCGGAGCCACCATGCTGCACCAGTACCAGTATGTGAGCCACATGGGGCACTCACAGCCCTACCTGCCCCCGCACGGCACCTTCGAGAACCTCAACATGATTGAGGAGCAGCCGTCCATTATGTCCCAGCTGCGACAGTCGGCGATGAGTcaggcagcagctgcagctgccggTTCTGTGGTAACGCAAAG TTCACCCACCCTGCCGCCGAGTGGCTATCGTAGTTCTGTACCCCCGCCAGCCAGCAGTCCGCTTCCACCACCGGTTGTTGCTTCGTCCCATAAATCGGCGACGCCAGCGCCTTTACAGAGGAGCTTGGTGAACGGGTCCATCGAGCCAATCTACGAGAACGTACCCCTGCCACAGAGAGCCTCCGGTGGCAGCAGTGGCGCTGCTAATGCTGAGGCTATGCGTCAAAGAGCTTCGTCCATACAGTCCGCTCCCGGCGTTGTTCCTGTTCCAGCTGCTCGAAAAGCCAGCACCAACAACGTGGTTACTGTAACGGTGAATTCCCCGCCCGACGATGGGAACATGAAAATGTACGGCGCAGACCGAGCAGCAAGCACGGAGCTGCTGTTCCTAGAACCGCAGGCTCCCAAGCGGACCAACAGAGCCGCCAGTGCAGCGCCTGATATGGGAGCCGCACCTCCGCCACGACAACATCGCTCGACAGCCAGCCTAAACAAGTCGACGACGGTCGACATGATCACGCCGGCCGGAGACacactgcagcagcagttcaGTGCCATGAATCTTTCTGCCAACACATCTGCTTCCACTTCCTCCATGTTCAACTCAACGCTGGACACCACGTCGTCATCGGCGGCCAGCAAAGACTTAAAACGCAAGAAGCGCTGGAACTTCTTGTCACGTAGCAAAACACCCGACAAACAGAAGTCTGCGACGCTGGGCAGGGAAAAGGCCACAACGGCAGGTCAGCACTCCAAGCTGGCGGCAAAGCTGAAGCTAGCTCAAGACGATCTCAACCTGCCAAATCGTTGGTCCACGGGCGTCAACAAGCCGCAGCCCATTTCCGGACGATATTCCAAGGACAAACTG TGCCAAATACTAGATCAAAAACTAGGTGACTCGCAGCTATTCATGGAGTTTGAACGCATACCGAAGCGACGGGAGCACGCCCTATACGAGTGCGCCCTGCTGGAAGAGAACGAGCCAAAGAACCACGACCCAAACTTTTTACCCTACGACGACAACAGAGTGCGACTGACCCCATCGATGGATAACCGGCATGGTTACGTAAATGCTTCCTCCATATCT GCCACTGTGGGCACAAAGCAGCGGTTTTACATTGTGGCCCAGTCGCCACAAGAGTCGCTAACCATGCGCATCTTCTGGCAGTGTGTGTGGGAGGCTGATGTGTATTTGGTGGTTCAGCTAACTGAGGACATGAGTTATATTCCTCGAAGCAGTCATCAGCGTCTCGAGTTTGGTCAG TTCCAAGTGTATCAGGAATTTTCACAAACCACTGATCGATGCACCACCATTAAGCTGCGCCTTTACCACGTACCATCGCGGCGATACCGTTCCGTTTGGTATCTGCAGTACGCTGACTGGGCGGAGCAGAATTGTCCACGCGATGTGAATCACTTCCTCGATTTCCTCGAGGAGCTGAATTCCGTGAGACTGGCATCCACACAAGAAGTTCCTCCGGGACACAACACAAACCCACCGGTTCTTCTTCACTGTCTGGAGGGAGGCGGCCGTTCCGGAGTGACACTGACTGCCGATCTTTTGCTGTACACCTTGGACCACAACGAG GACCTAGATATACCTCGTGTCATTGGGCAGCTAAGGCATCAACGAGACAGCATTATACCATCCCTGGCGCAATACAAGTTCATATACAATCTGCTGATTACCTATTTGAAGCGCACGAGGCTGATCTGA